From the bacterium genome, one window contains:
- a CDS encoding glutamate--tRNA ligase: MSTIETTLPGKVRVRFAPSPTGTAESSLHMGVARTAVFNWLFARGRAGRFILRIEDTDAERSSAASERAIMESLAWLGLDWDEGPDIGGPAGPYRQSERLDRYREAAARLVAEGKAYPCFCAEERLEAARERARAEGRSPRYDGSCARLDPATAAARAAREPRAIRFRVAERAVTVRDALRGDVTFQAGTLGDFVLLRASGLPVYNFACVVDDAAMAITHVLRGEDHLANTQRQLLLYEALGAAPPVFAHLSMILGEDRTKLAKRHGAVSVEQYRAQGYPPEAIVNYLALLGWNPGDGREAMTREELIAAFTIEHLNKAGAVFDAAKLDWLAGLKIRHAGPEALLPAARAFLPDEDDARRLLEIRAVIDHLRCAADLPRELALLRGPASAPDDEAQPWLSNAALFAALAELLVAPGGGPAARETVGGELTAEEFKAALTAAGKQVGVKGRELFMPVRAALTGRTHGPELPAVAAILGREQVLARLRAFISP, encoded by the coding sequence GCACATGGGCGTGGCGCGCACGGCGGTCTTCAACTGGCTCTTCGCACGCGGGCGGGCGGGCCGCTTCATCCTGCGCATCGAGGACACGGACGCCGAGCGCTCCAGTGCCGCCAGCGAGCGCGCCATCATGGAGAGCCTGGCCTGGCTGGGCCTGGACTGGGACGAGGGGCCCGACATCGGCGGACCGGCCGGGCCCTACCGGCAGTCGGAGCGCCTCGATCGCTACCGCGAGGCGGCGGCGCGGCTGGTCGCCGAGGGCAAGGCCTACCCCTGCTTCTGCGCCGAGGAGCGTCTCGAGGCCGCGCGCGAGCGGGCCCGCGCCGAGGGCCGCTCGCCGCGCTACGACGGCAGCTGCGCCCGCCTCGACCCGGCCACCGCCGCCGCGCGCGCGGCGCGCGAGCCGCGCGCGATCCGCTTCCGCGTGGCCGAGCGGGCCGTCACCGTGCGCGATGCGCTTCGCGGCGACGTTACTTTCCAGGCCGGCACGCTGGGCGACTTCGTGCTACTGCGCGCGAGCGGCCTGCCCGTCTACAACTTCGCCTGCGTGGTGGACGACGCGGCGATGGCGATCACCCACGTCCTGCGCGGCGAGGATCACCTGGCCAACACGCAGCGGCAGCTCCTGCTGTACGAGGCGCTCGGCGCGGCGCCGCCCGTCTTCGCGCACCTGTCGATGATCCTCGGCGAGGACCGCACGAAGCTCGCCAAGCGCCACGGCGCCGTGTCGGTGGAGCAGTACCGGGCGCAGGGCTATCCGCCCGAGGCGATCGTCAACTACCTGGCGCTGCTCGGCTGGAACCCCGGCGACGGCCGCGAGGCGATGACGCGCGAGGAGCTGATCGCGGCGTTCACGATCGAGCATCTCAACAAGGCCGGGGCCGTCTTCGATGCCGCCAAGCTCGACTGGCTGGCCGGCCTGAAGATCCGCCACGCCGGGCCCGAGGCCCTGCTGCCCGCCGCGCGCGCCTTCCTGCCCGATGAAGACGACGCGCGCCGCCTGCTCGAGATCCGCGCCGTCATCGACCACCTGCGCTGCGCGGCGGATCTGCCGCGCGAGCTGGCGCTGCTGCGCGGCCCGGCGTCTGCGCCGGACGATGAGGCGCAGCCCTGGCTCTCGAACGCCGCGCTGTTCGCGGCGCTCGCCGAGCTGCTGGTCGCCCCCGGGGGCGGGCCCGCCGCGCGCGAGACCGTCGGCGGCGAGCTGACGGCCGAGGAGTTCAAGGCGGCGCTCACGGCGGCGGGCAAGCAAGTGGGCGTGAAGGGCAGGGAGCTCTTCATGCCCGTGCGCGCTGCGCTCACGGGCCGCACGCATGGGCCCGAGCTGCCGGCCGTGGCGGCGATCCTGGGCCGCGAGCAGGTGCTGGCGCGCCTCAGGGCCTTCATCTCGCCTTGA